The following coding sequences lie in one Cotesia glomerata isolate CgM1 linkage group LG5, MPM_Cglom_v2.3, whole genome shotgun sequence genomic window:
- the LOC123265407 gene encoding probable ribonuclease ZC3H12C, whose product MLPIIKEKLVQKSNNETPQLFFVDTKGDDSICEKITLLPKSEILYTANKFTKFDTAPTTSTTTSTTTNTNNTVTSEQAKSNTSDDQNNKQIHKLREIIVDGLNVAFGYSPGRKVFEKNGLQLVLDYFQDRGHEVKIFLPQIHRNRYRGFLEQWHRKGLVIFTPSRNIGGKKIVPYDDRFILDYATKCKGIVVSSDQYRDLWHEKPEWRETIEKRLLAPTFAGEYVMFPEDPLGRGGPSLNEFLKH is encoded by the exons ATGTTACCAATAATAAAAG aaaaattagTACAAAAGAGTAATAATGAAACTCCACAGCTGTTTTTTGTTGATACAAAGGGGGATGATTCAATTTGCGAGAAAATAACTTTGCTACCGAAATCTGAAATTTTGTATACagcaaataaatttactaaatttgaTACAGCACCCACTACTTCTACTACTACTAGTACAACtactaatactaataatacAGTAACATCAGAACAAGCCAAAAGTAATACATCAGatgatcaaaataataaacagatTCATAAATTACGAGAAATTATAGTCGATGGTCTTAATGTTGCATTTGg GTACTCACCTGGAAGAAAAGTCTTCGAAAAAAATGGTTTACAATTAGTCCTAGATTATTTTCAGGATCGTGGAcatgaagtcaaaatttttttgccacaAATTCACCGAAATCGTTATCGAGGTTTTCTTGAACAGTGGCATCGTAAAGGCTTGGTTATTTTTACACCTAGTAGAAATATTGGcgggaaaaaaattgtaccataTGATGACAG gTTTATTTTGGACTATGCAACCAAATGTAAAGGAATCGTGGTTTCTTCTGATCAGTATCGGGATTTGTGGCACGAAAAACCTGAATGGCGTGAGACCATTGAGAAACGATTGCTTGCACCAACATTCGCCGGAGAGTACGTTATGTTCCCAGAAGATCCACTGGGCAGAGGTGGTCCATCGCTGAATGAGTTTCTTAAgcattaa